The sequence GAAGCTGCAGGTGGGCCGAGGGCCCAGGGAGCGGTTGCACCCTTGGCATCCCGGCTCGTGCCGGCAAACTGAGTCAGCGGACATGCCACAGTGAGCGTGAGCTGCGAGCAGGGCCGCCGGCTCATTTCCCCCTCCCAACCTGGCGTGGAATCCCTCTCGGGTCCATCCTAaccaggaacacacacacacacacacacacacacacacactcatggaAGGGCATCCTGGGAATGTTCAGCCCTGCCAAGCAACATGTTTTGTCTGTGTCCAAGAGCAAAATGCGGCAAGGCTCCTCGGGCTgccaggggcgcaggggcgcggGGGTGGTGGCTCTCCCAGTAATTTGGGAGCCAGTGTCTGCCCCGCCCCCCATTCCCCGAGGGCGCGCACTGCTGTCCTCGCGGCCAGTCCTCTGGCGGGGATTTGTCCCGCAAGGAAACCAGGCCTCATTTATAAAGGACAACAGCCTTCGAAGACCATGTTTGAGCTCAGCTTAATGCCCACCGACTGGGGAATAGTTAAGTAAactgtttggtttatttttttgtattggagtaaaatatataaatacgtAACACTTACCATCTCAGCCATTTGAAGTGTCCAGCTCGGTGGCATAAGCACACGCACAGTGTTGAGCAACCATCGGCGCCACCCCTCTCCGGCGGGACCGTTTTCATCTTTCCAGAAACTCTGGCCCCTTAAACACGAACTCCACTCCCCCCCCTGCCCATCCAGGCTCCGGCATCGTCTGCTCTACCgtctttctctatgaatttgatgaCTAGGAACTTCGGAGGAGAGAATCGCACAGTAGCgtcctttggtgtctggcttaCCTCACTGAGCGTGGTGCCTCCAAGTTCACCCGCGTTACAGGGCGAATAGGTCCCGCTGGGTGGGTGGCTGGACCACGGCTCCTTTACCCCTCGGCCTCCCATGGACGCTTGCTGGCTTCCACCTTTCTATGAGCACTGTTGTATCTGCttgaggcttttttcttttttaagattttatttattcatagaggcagagggagaagcaggctccatgcagggagcccgaagtgggactcgatcccggtccccaggatcacaccctgggccgaaggcaggtgctaaaccgctgagccaccagggatctcCTCTtcttgcgtttttttttttttttatttttatttatttatgatagtcacagagagagagaggcagagacacaggtagagggagaagcaggctccatgcacagggagcccgacatgggattcgatcccgggtctccaggatcgcgccctgggccaaaggcaggcgccaaaccgctgcgccacccaaggatccctcttCTTGCGTTTTTAAAGACCTAGTGaccattgtatttttattttcagcagtAAGAATGTAAGGCCATCTTTTCGCACCTCTGCCTCTGGCGTTATAGAGACACCGGCTGCTGCAACAAATAGCCCCAAAACTGTTTTGCGGTTTACTGGGAAGTTTGCTTCTTGTTCCAGCAGCAGTACCGGATGGGTGAACAGGTCACGGAGGGCaggggggctccctgccccatGCTGGGGACTCAGGTTGGCCCAGGGTCCAGAGCCACCCTTGCAACCTAAGGAGTCGAAGGAGCTGCGGGAGCTTGGAAgggtgcaggtgggggggggtgggtgcaGCCTCCGGCCTTGTACTAACAGGAACTCAAGTCACGTGACCACCCCAATGTGAGGGgctctgggaaatgtagtccagcGGGCAACCCCAAAGAGGTGTTCAGTATTGTGGGCTGCTCTGCTGCTTGCAAGCACCTGCTCAACCTCACTTCCCTAATGGCTTTTGTCCTTTGAAGTTCAGCTGGAACAGGACTCCTCCAGGAAGCATCCCTTCATTTCCCACTCCTGAGACATGCTGCACTGAGCACCCCCTCCCCGCTGGGTACCCCCTGGACTGTGAGCTCAGAGAACAGACGTGGCCCAGGGCAGACCCTCAGCCACCCCAGGGCTTGCACAGGAGCCAGCCTGGCCAAGGGGGAGCCCTGCTCCCCGCTGTGCGGTATTGCTCCCTTGGACCTGTGCTCCCCACTGTGTCCAGTTAAGGGGACGCCCTAGTGGGAGGCtggagggcaggaagagaagcGGATACTTCCCCCATCTTGGGCCTGTAGTTCCTGCCAGGGTCCATGGGCTTACACGGTTCCTGCTGTGGGGTTCCCGCTTTTGGGAGCACCTGGGCCTGGCTCTGGCACCCTCCTTCCTTTGTCCCTTGGCTTAGGGGTGTTGTTGGGGTCCTATGGCAGCCTCACCAGCTCTGACTTCCTGATTCTCCCATCACCTGTATTTCTAAGTCCCTGGATTACTGTCCCTCAAACTCCAACCAGCACAAAGGGTAGGGGCCTGGCCATTGGGTTCTAATGCCTTGGGACTGTGGTTTGGGGAGACCCACTTCCCTGAGGCCGTGGTCCCTGCTTTTGAGGTCTCTAAAGGGAGTCTATGTAGGACTCTGGGACCTTCAGCCTCACATGGGCCCCACAGTACCCCTGACTCCCTACAGGCCCCTGGGAAAACCCATCAGGTGTCGGGGCTTCCCAGCCTGGCCTGTCCCTGGCACTGGGAGTGCCTGATGTCTGGGGTCAGGGCCACAGACAGTGTACCCCTTCTCTAgctggagaggggtgggggccgCTCTGGGTCCCAACCTGGAGGGACAAGCGTAGGGTGGGGAAGCCTGAGAGAGACCACGTTTTACCCTTAGGATGAAGCCTAACTGCCATtgtctggtgggggaggggcctcaCTATTTCTCAGACCAGACCATACTTCTCTTCCTCTGAGCCTTTGCCCAGGTTGTTCCTGCCTGGAACCTAGGCTCTCCAATCACATCTCTGAGAACTTGGCCCATCCTTTCAGTTACGGTCCGGGAGCTGTGAAGCTGCCCCTGCTTTCCCTGCTGTTCTGTTACAGGTCTGGGCTTGATGAGGAAACCAACCTGTCACCCACTGGCTTGTGCCTGGCCCAGCACTGAGGACGCAGGTTGGTGGGAAGCCAGCCCTGCCTTACCTCATCTGCAGAGGAAAGTACCTGCCCAGTGGCCAAGGGGCCAGCCCTCAGCACCACCCTGTCCTGAGCTGGAAGCCAGTGTGGAAGCAGCGGGGTGTGTAAGCACCAACCCCATCCCCTTCCTTCAGCCTCTTGGGTACAACCCAGGGAGACCCCCCAATCCTTCACTCCCATCTCTGTTCCTTTGAATGTGCCCCATTGTGCAAAACTGTCTCCTCAAGGAAACCTTCCAGACTGCACTTGCCCCTATCACCCAGCTTTCCCAGGACCTGTCTAGGACCCTCAGCTAACAACCAGTctaagggggtggggaggcttggGTTCTGCCCCTGGTGGTCAGTGCCTGGATGGCCCGTGCTCTCGAGACTGGGGGATGACTCAAGGCCCTCCTACCGGAGGGAGATGCAGAAGAGGGCCTGCATGGACCTTGACGGAGGTTGTGACAGGCCAGGGCCCAGCTCTAGTGGCCACTCCCAGGGTCTGGCGCGGCCTCCGGGCCCACggccctgccctctgctgcccccacGCGGCCGCTCTCAGCACTGCAGGCCGCCGTGACCGGGGCCTCCACTCCCACACCTCACCTCCCACCCAAGGTTCCATGTCCCTTGGGCAAACTCCCCCAGCCCCTACCCCTCAGGTGGAGCCTCCGGCCTGGACCAGGGGGCACCAGCCTCCAACCCCACCCTCCACTGTGCTTTCTCCAAGCATGGCCCTATCCTATGCTGCCAAGGCCCTCCCATGGCCTCCAATCAGCACCCTTGCTGCAAAGAGGGCAGCAGTGGCATGAAGCCTGTGCTCCATACCCAGCTTCTGGACACTTCTGGGTGAGGAACCCAGGGACCCAGAACATGGGCTCTGGTTTCAGAGCAGTGCTGGGGCAGGGTAGGGGCCCAGGGGCAGGCTGGGCCAGCTTGCTACAGAGTGAAGGGGCAGGTGCCTGTGCTGGCCCATCCCATCTCCTGGGCACCCAGCACGGACTCCATGGGGAACGCTTTGCAGGCACTGCCCTTTGTCTTCACCTCCACAAAGTGCTCACGGTTCTTGAGAACACTTTTTAGAGGGAGACAGGCTGTGGAGGGACCGGCCCCAGGTGGCCTTCCAGTGGACAAAGGTTGCTCTGGGTGCTGTTGATCCCACAAGGCAACCATAGAACCCTCCAGAACCAAAGTGTGGCATGAGCACCAGTACACCAGGGAGGGGATACCATGGGCTTGTTTTCTCCGAGTAGACAGGGAGGGGTGTTTCAAGTGACATTCCAGAAGAGTTAGAAGTGACATTCCAGAAGGGTTAGAATTACAAGCCTGGAGCTCAGAGTGACTCTCCACTCTGGGGTCCTGAGGCCTCTCCCCCTCAGGCTGGGCCAAGTCCAGCAATCAAGGCAGCTGGGTGCTAGGGCTCCCGTGTCGGGGCACCAGGGATCAGTAGATCAGGGATCAGGGCCACAGGCATCAGACACGGGATCTGAGGTACTAGTATTTGAGTTTCAGGTGCCAGAGTGTTGGGTCTCTGGAGACAGGCATTAGAACTCAAGGGTATGCAGGCTGCGGAATTAGAGCCGAGAATATTTGGGGACTAGAGCACCAGGGGCCTCTCGGGGCCTGCACGGTTAGAGCCAGGTGTCCAGGTCTGAGGAGACAGAGCAGGGCACCAGGTCTAGGGTGTGTGGGCATCGAAGGCTCAGGTATCAGGTGCCCAGGTCCCAAGAAACAGTGCTAGTGACTTGGGGATCGAAGTACTGGGGTGCACGCTCTCAGAGGTGTTCTCCTGGGAGGTTGGTCTTGGCTCCGGGGTGGCCATCCATGCCTCTTGCTGCCGGCCAGATGCGCTCCCTTCAGGGCTGTGAACCCCAGATGGCCCTGCAAACAAAGACACCATCTAGAGCAGGCATGGGGGGCACCCTAGAATCTTAGGAGAGCCAACGAGGGGCACAGACTGGGGTCCTGCCCCTGGAACCCTGGGTCTTGGTGGGTGAGGTCTTACATGTTGCCCTTCCTATGGCGCAGCAGCACATAGACAAGCGCGACCACAGCCACCACCGCCAGGCCTCCAAAGATGATGCTCAGCAGCACCGTGTAGCTCCGAGCTGGAGAGGGAGCAGAAAGGTGAGGGCCGCCGGAGGGCAGCGGTGGGGTGCAAGCGGGTGGGGACACAGGGCATCCTCACCTGGCTGGCACAACGGGGTGGGCCTGGACCAGATGCCATCAGCCTGGCAGGTGCTGACCTCTGCCCCAACCAGGCTGTAGCCGCTGTCGCAGTGAAAGTAGACAGTGGAGCCCGACAGGTATCTGGTACCCTCCTTGCGCCCATTGGGGGGCGGGGCCAGCCAGCCGCAGGACGTCACTGGGGTAGGGGACCAGGAGCAGACCATAGGATTAAGCAGCTGGCggtccccacctcccctgcagctGCCGACTTAGGGGGTCACGTCCCAGCCTATGGTGTCCACCCCCTCGcctgtgcccccagcccccctcaCCAGGCTGCAGGCTCTGAGCACGATGCTGGTGCCACTGGAGGGCCATCCGCGTGGCATTGCCCACACTCAGGCTCCCAGTGGCCATCACGTCGAATATGCAGAAATAGTTGTCTCCACACAACTTAGCCGCCTCGGCAGCCTGGCTGGGGTTGGGGACGGTCTCCTCGGGGAACAGGGGCTGAAAGGTGTAGTCATGCTTGGGCTGGTACAGGAAGTTGTTGACCAGGAACCAGGAGTCATAGGTGAGCAGGGACGAGGTGTTCTCCACAGCCCCTGGGGAGACACTCAGCAGGTCTCGCTGGCGGCCGAGGGTCCGGAGTCCCTCCCCCTCATATCCACTGCCTCTGTCCCCGCTGGgatccccccagccccagggggcCTCGCAGTCACTCACAGTCGGCCCCGAAGCGGAACAGCTCTCGGGAGCTGGCCTTGGGGGGCAAGACATTCCCGTCGCGCAGCACAAAGTCGTCCGTGGGGTCATCATTCAGTGTCCCGAGAAGGCCTCGCGTGTGGGTGAGGAACTTTTCAGGCAGGAGGACAGTCACACTAAGGAAGGGACCCTGGACGCTGACCTCCAGGCCAGCCCCCGATGACAGCATGATGGATACGCTGTCCCCGGCAGTGACAGACAGGAACATACCTGGGCACGTGTGGAACTGGGGTTAGGGCTGCCCACCGAGGGCACCGTGCTGTGACTCCACAGCCCCAGGACAAGTGGGTCAGCATCCGGGGAAAGGGACGGTGTCCTCACAGCCGGCCCTGCTGTGACCCTCCCTCACCCCACGCCCACCCCTGTACTGGGACCCCCACATGGACATGTGTGCCCAGGCTCCAAAGGGACCCCCACACCGAGGCCTCACCTGGGGGTCACCTGTTGGCCCTCGCTCCTTGAGGGAGGCAGCAGCCACACCCAGCTCTGcccttcctggggatccctgcaCCCTCAACACCAGCAGGCccatcccaggtccccacccatccccactgcaaaaaaatcacttcattaGCTCAGTTCCCTGAGGCAGCACCaccagagaggggaagagggtggaCAGGGGGTTGCTCCGTAGCCCGCAGGGCCAGCCAGCATCTTCGAAGCAGCTTCCAGCTTCTCGTCCCACTGTCCGGGCATCTCAGGGTTCTGACCACGGGTCTGGGGCTCCATAGTGTGAAAGCACAAGATCAGACCAGGTCCCCATCCCTAGGCTGGACCTTTCTACCTGAGGCTGCGCACCTCGTCTGCCCACACACATCGGCGGGCTGGGGGCGCGTGTCCACCGtgcagggggcaggagaggggggcTGACTGGCAGCACAATGCCAGGGACAGCACGCGGATCGTATGGAGGCCCCCACCTCTGCACCCGCGCTCCGAGGCCCAGGCGGGAAGTGAGGGCGCAAGAGCGGCCCTGTGGCAAGCCGGCCGCCCACTCACCCTTCAGGTCCATCCAGCTCTGCTCCGTGAAGCTGAGCACCTCCTGGTTCAGCAGCACCTGCAGGACCCCTGCCCCGCCGGCCAGCCGGACCTCCACCACATCGGAGTTGCCCTCCTGGACAGCCACGGCCGTGAGCCCCGTGCCTCGGTCCTGCGGGCCTGGGGGGCGCGGGCAGACCGATGCGCTGGGCTCCAGCCCGCCTCATGGGGGACCCGgagccccccacgcccccagggCCCGCGGGCCCCAGCCTCACCCTCCGGCGTCGTCCTGGGCTGCGCCCGCCCCTGCACCCTCAGATTGGTCAGCGCGGCCTCCAGCAGCACGTACTCGCCGCGCCCGTTGAACGAGAAGCTGGCACCGTCGAAGGTGATGAAGTGCGGGTCCCCGAATGCGGAGGCTGGGGAGAGCGGAGGGTCAGGTGGGCCGCgctggcctggccctgcccggggcccagccTCGCCTGCCACCCACCGAGGCGCGACGGCCGGTAGCTGCGACAGTCGCTGGAGGGCCGCCGCCGCATGTATCGGGAGCACTCGGGCGCCCAGAGGCAACAGTGATAGAAGCTGACGACGTCATAGAGCCAGTGGGACAGGCCAGGCACGCGGGGCGGTGTGCGGAAGGGGGGCGCGCCCCAGTCGTGGCCGCGGTCCGGGGTGCTGCCGCCGGTGGAGTCGGCCGTCAGGAGCAGGCTGCCGGCCTCCGTGTAGCAGCACTGCTGGCCGGAGGCGAACCGGGGGCTGTGGACAGCGACAGGTCAAGGCCGCCGTCGGGGGGCCCGGGCCCCTTGCCCCCGACCTGCCACCTGGCTCACCTGGCTTGCACGGAGCGCACACAGTGCACGGCCCCGGGGTGGTAGGTGCACACGCTGCCGCGCTCAATGTCACAGCCGTAGTCCGTCTATGGAGCAGGAGGTTGCTGTCACCTGCACTGGCCTCAGGCTGTGGCCTGCCCTACCCGGGAGTCGACCCTGAGGGCCCTCAGACTCCAGCCTGGCCTCCCAGGGGCCTCTATCTGCCTCCCGGCCCCTCACCTCCTGGGtatgcaggggaggggggggtggcCGCCTCTGCCCAGCCCTCGGGGGGCTCCCGGCCTGTGCGCCcggtggggagggggctcccggtggggaggggggctcaCGTGGAAGCGGCCAGAGTCAGCGCGGGCCTGGGCCAGGGTGCAGGGGCAGTCAGGCAGTTCCTCCAGGAAGTTGGGCAGTTGGTCTTCCAGCTGCTCCCAGGCCAGGCACTGGGCTCGGGCCCAGGCCTTGGGGTCTGCCCGGAAGTCCTCGCCCAGGTGCCAGGCCAGCGCGTGCTCATTGCTCCAGAGCGCCTGCAcgtccctgtggggaccccgtgCACTGAGGGCCGCGCCCTGGCAGCCCCGGCCAGGATGGCGAGTGGCGGGTCTGGCCCCCGGCCCACCCTCTGCGTGCCCGTGGCCCTTACTTCTCCCCTGCATAGTATCTGCTGCTGATGATCCGAAGCGCACCCACTTCCCATCGCTGGAAGTTTGGAGGGGCAGGTTTGGGAGTGAAGGTGAAGAAGCCAGAGTTGGGGATGTTTGTGGCCAGGGAGTACAGGTATGACCACTTTGCTGTCCATTCCCCTGAATATGGCTTCCCTAAGGGAGAGAAGGCCTCCGTCAGCCCTGGGGCCCCTCCAAGAGCCCGGGGGCAAAAGAAGGGCAAAAGAAGGGCCAGGTGCCAGTCCTGGGTGCTCTGAGCGGCCTGGGAGATGGACAGACGGATGGTTCCCAGAGGAAGGCCTGCCCCGTTGCTCCAGCAAGGGCCCTGGCTCAAGTGACGGTCATTTCCTCCTCGCCCATGTTAGGGTCACAGCCTCACCTGGAAGCCAGGCCAAGGGCCATGCTCGCAGCCCAGGGGCTTGGAGAGGATGGGTTCGCAGGGCAAGCCTTATATCCAAGGGCAGAGAAGGTCCATATGTCCTCCTAGAGCTGGGCCCATGTGGCCGGCGGGGGGGtgtccccagcctcccccacccccatgcgtCCCCCAGTTCCCCTTTCTTGCTTGACGTCCCCATCTGGGATTTGGCCCTACCTGGAGtcccctctctcccacctctgcAAGCCCCAGGCCCTAGCGGCCCACAGAGCTCCTCGGGCTGTGCAGCCTTTGGTGGCCTTACCTGTCTCCTCGTAGCCCCAGAGCTCGATGTTGACAGACCGCGTGGGCAGAGCGGAGGGCTCCCAGGTCACGGTGAGGTTGTCCGTGGTGCCGGCGGTGCCGTAGTATTGCCAGAGGGTCTCGTTCTCCAGCTGGCTCTTCTCCGTCTCCGACACTTTGCTGGGGTGCACTGGGCAGGAGGTGAGGGGTGAGTGAAGGCCTGAGGCCCAGGGGCTCTGCGAGCTGGGGGTGCCTCCCGAGGACCAAGCGGGGCAGTCCCACTAGAGGATCTTCTCTCCCAGGCCCTCCTGTCGGGAAAGGAGGAAGCCTGCAGGAGAGGCAtggccctgccctctgctgcccAGGTCTCTGGCCTCCGCCCTCCCCTGGCCTGGCCGAGTCAAGTGGCCCACCTTGCTGGGGGATCCCAGAAGGCCCCCCCCCAGTTCCTCTGTGTGGAtgccagggggtggggagcagagcttGAGAACTAGAGGGACTGGTTGAGCCAGAGCAGTAGGGCACGGCTGGCAGGCGAGGCGGGCAGAGATTAGTGTTAGGCAAGGGCCTGTGGGGGGCCAAGGCCCAGGAAGGTGGGGCTCACCAGCCAGCCAGGTCCCCGAGCGCGGAAAGGAGCGACCGTTGTCCATCGAGAGTGTGAAGGGGATGTGGCCTGTCTCATACAGCAGGGGCGACACACAGTGCACGTGTCCAGAGGAGTCCACGTACCCGAGGGTCTGGATGCTCTCCTTAAACCTGCGGGGGCAGGAGGTGGCAGGAAAGGCCAGGCCAGGGCCGGGGGACCCCCTCTGAGGCCCGCGCCCCGACCTCCTCCCTGGGGCCCCCAGCATGCACGGAGCCCCTGGGGACCCCCACCTGCAGATCACGCCGTCAGTGGGGATGAACCAGGTGAGGTGCTGTACTTGGAAGTCCTTGCCACCCATCATGGAGCCCGAGTAGGGCGAGACTTCCAGGCAGAAGTCCCGGAAGTCCGAGCAGCAGGTGCCCAGGCCAGAGCAGGTGGGGTGGCAGGAGCACGACCCATCCCGGTCTCCACAGCGGTGGGAGCAGCTCCCCTTGGCACCTGGAGGAGGCGGTGCTGAGCGCCCGGCTGCCCGGAGGCGGGGCTTGCGCTATTTCCCCGGAGCCCATGAGAGAGAAGCGTCCCCGGGAGAACGTGGACCAGGAAGGGCGCTGACCACCAAGCCAACCACAGTAGAAACCCACACAGGGCCTGTGGGGTGAGGGACCTCGGGACGAATGACCTGGCCATTGCCTGAAGGGCTTGCAAGAAGGAGGGGGAGGTAAGGGCAAATGCCTGCGGCCGCCCACTACCGCAGCATCAAGAGGAGCCCCTGGGGCAGGGCTGACCTTCAGCCCTCAAGACCCGGACGACCGGATCCTCAGATGGCCAGAGGTGGCCGAGCCCTCGCCGTGGGCTGCGGGGCTGTCTGAACCCCTAGCCCAGACAGGGACAGTCTGGGGCCTGGGGACGTGGCTCCCCAGAGTCTCTTAGGAGGTCTGGCAGCTCGGCATGCCCCATCTCACTTTGCCAGGCGACACCCTTAGGGGAGAGGGTGAGAGGTGCTCCCCTCCTCTGAGGGGAGGAGGACGGTCATCCCCAGCAGAGGACCCGGCAGGGCCAGGGTGGCGGAGAGGGAGGACGGCCTGGTGTGGGGCTGTGGACATCAGGCCTCAGCTCTCACTGCCATGGGGACCCATGACAGGGCCGTATCGTCAGGAAACCCTCTGCATCGAGTGTGACTGGGCAGGTTGGAGGGTGGGGACCAAGGGGGTGCAGACAGCTCACCTGGCCTTCCCCGCCGCCCCACCAAAGGGGGCCAGTcaagggctggggctggaccCGAGCCACCCCGGTGACCCTATTTCACCCACTGCAGGGCCTGGCACTCGAGAgcgtcaataaatatttattgacagagGATGTGATGGCTcaagggagtgggggaggaggctgaGTGATGCCAGTAAGTGAGATAAGTGGCTGAAGGGTGGTGGCGCTTCCCCGAGATGGGAGataggggtggggcagggggctggggagcctGCCCCTGGCAGCTCGGCCCAGCAGGAGCCTccggagtgggagccttcccccaGACCTTCTGGGGTTCAGCCATAACCCTAACAAGGACCCTCAGTCTTGCCTCTCACCTGTCAGGGAGCTTAGTGGGCCTGAGGCTCCTCCATGTATGAGCACAGACTCCACGGGGGCTCGGGGCGCAGACCAAGGGCTCCCCTGAGCCCCCCACCGCCCCGGGCCACCTCCCTCCCAGGGAGCCAGCACCTCCCAGCTCCCAGTGGGTTTAGGGTGGGGCATAGCCCCGACTCCATTCTGCCAGCGGCCCAGACCCTGGGCTCCCCAGATTTTCTTCTCACAACCCCAGTCCAGTCCCGGACGACCTGGCGGATGGACAGAGGCTGAGCAGAGAGGGGCTCCCCGCTGGGCCGGCTGCACGGGGCcaggaggcggggtgggggcctACCTGCTGCAGGCCGGGGGCCTGGGCCGGGGGCTGTGGCGAGCAGCAGCAGAGCCCAGAGCAGCACGAGCGGCCTCATGGTGCGGCCGAGTCCGCAGCCCGCAGCGCAGCAGTGGCGGGGCCGCAGCGGCCGGGCTTAGTCCCCGGGGCCTGGctccgcccgccccgcgc is a genomic window of Vulpes vulpes isolate BD-2025 chromosome 10, VulVul3, whole genome shotgun sequence containing:
- the SUSD2 gene encoding sushi domain-containing protein 2 → MRPLVLLWALLLLATAPGPGPRPAAGAKGSCSHRCGDRDGSCSCHPTCSGLGTCCSDFRDFCLEVSPYSGSMMGGKDFQVQHLTWFIPTDGVICRFKESIQTLGYVDSSGHVHCVSPLLYETGHIPFTLSMDNGRSFPRSGTWLAVHPSKVSETEKSQLENETLWQYYGTAGTTDNLTVTWEPSALPTRSVNIELWGYEETGKPYSGEWTAKWSYLYSLATNIPNSGFFTFTPKPAPPNFQRWEVGALRIISSRYYAGEKDVQALWSNEHALAWHLGEDFRADPKAWARAQCLAWEQLEDQLPNFLEELPDCPCTLAQARADSGRFHTDYGCDIERGSVCTYHPGAVHCVRSVQASPRFASGQQCCYTEAGSLLLTADSTGGSTPDRGHDWGAPPFRTPPRVPGLSHWLYDVVSFYHCCLWAPECSRYMRRRPSSDCRSYRPSRLASAFGDPHFITFDGASFSFNGRGEYVLLEAALTNLRVQGRAQPRTTPEGPQDRGTGLTAVAVQEGNSDVVEVRLAGGAGVLQVLLNQEVLSFTEQSWMDLKGMFLSVTAGDSVSIMLSSGAGLEVSVQGPFLSVTVLLPEKFLTHTRGLLGTLNDDPTDDFVLRDGNVLPPKASSRELFRFGADWAVENTSSLLTYDSWFLVNNFLYQPKHDYTFQPLFPEETVPNPSQAAEAAKLCGDNYFCIFDVMATGSLSVGNATRMALQWHQHRAQSLQPVTSCGWLAPPPNGRKEGTRYLSGSTVYFHCDSGYSLVGAEVSTCQADGIWSRPTPLCQPARSYTVLLSIIFGGLAVVAVVALVYVLLRHRKGNMAIWGSQP